One Megamonas hypermegale genomic window carries:
- the yqeC gene encoding selenium cofactor biosynthesis protein YqeC translates to MYKLYQYIDGELKQNSLSDFLQVRKKDIISFAGAGGKTSTIFALANELKDMNYRVLITTTTKMFLEKEAITVQDEKIIEKALQKNKSVIAGTDLGKKMGAFDEDFLKKIINYSDVTLIEADGAQRKPFKMPRDYEPVYIENTNKIVYVVGMTSLGQEIKNLSRADIIADFLVKSLDEKLSVKDMIKILLSEKGAKKDIGKRDFYIILNQVDNEVLLQYAMEISSVLNKYGIQIALTKHKI, encoded by the coding sequence ATGTATAAATTATATCAGTATATTGATGGTGAATTAAAGCAAAATAGTTTGAGTGATTTTTTGCAAGTTAGGAAAAAAGATATAATCTCTTTTGCTGGAGCAGGTGGAAAGACTTCAACTATTTTTGCATTGGCAAATGAATTAAAAGATATGAATTACAGAGTTTTAATTACAACGACGACGAAGATGTTTTTAGAAAAAGAAGCAATTACAGTACAAGATGAAAAAATCATAGAAAAAGCATTGCAGAAAAATAAATCAGTGATTGCTGGTACAGATTTAGGCAAAAAAATGGGTGCATTTGATGAGGACTTTTTAAAGAAGATAATAAATTACAGTGATGTAACTTTAATTGAAGCCGATGGAGCACAGCGAAAGCCTTTTAAAATGCCACGCGATTATGAACCTGTATATATAGAAAATACGAATAAAATCGTTTATGTAGTGGGAATGACATCACTTGGGCAAGAGATAAAAAATTTATCACGCGCAGATATCATAGCTGATTTTTTAGTTAAATCTTTAGATGAAAAACTTAGTGTAAAAGATATGATAAAAATATTGCTTAGTGAAAAAGGTGCTAAAAAAGATATAGGAAAAAGAGATTTTTATATAATTTTAAATCAAGTGGATAATGAAGTGTTATTGCAATATGCTATGGAAATATCGTCTGTTTTAAATAAATATGGTATACAGATAGCACTAACTAAACATAAAATTTAG
- a CDS encoding XdhC family protein — protein sequence MIRLKNFWQKIKAELLAEKDVVLALIVEKKGSAPRGVGAHMLILQDGTTVDTIGGGILEHLSVEKAKVNLVQKKSSIEDFSLNNKTAAQIGMVCGGQIKVLLQYLNKKDLPQIETAINLLENGQKFIVKIAWKNQMNEFDFTILAKEDKELKHKSSLEINADGGMYLEKFKQNPTVYLFGGGYVAQEVAKLLPDLEFDYVVIEERSEFANEKYFPKARDIIITQYEDFSSKVKIAKTDFAVAITSGHEKDTIVLEQLLKIKPAYIGAIGSRHKKAYVEKYLQQHGFDEAQIKSIVMPIGIDIKAETPAEIAISIVAQLIQKRAQ from the coding sequence ATGATTAGATTAAAAAATTTTTGGCAGAAGATAAAAGCAGAACTTTTAGCAGAAAAAGATGTAGTGTTAGCGCTTATCGTGGAGAAAAAAGGCTCTGCACCGCGTGGTGTAGGTGCGCATATGTTGATTTTGCAAGATGGAACGACTGTCGATACGATTGGCGGGGGCATCTTAGAACATTTATCAGTAGAAAAAGCTAAGGTTAATTTAGTGCAGAAAAAATCATCAATAGAAGATTTTTCTCTAAATAATAAAACAGCAGCACAAATTGGCATGGTTTGTGGTGGACAGATAAAAGTATTGTTACAATATTTAAATAAAAAAGATTTACCGCAGATTGAAACAGCGATAAATTTATTAGAAAACGGACAAAAATTCATCGTGAAAATTGCTTGGAAAAATCAAATGAATGAATTTGATTTCACCATTTTAGCAAAAGAAGATAAAGAATTAAAACATAAATCTTCACTTGAAATAAATGCAGATGGTGGGATGTATTTAGAAAAATTTAAGCAAAATCCTACCGTGTATTTATTTGGTGGCGGATATGTAGCGCAAGAAGTGGCAAAACTTTTGCCTGATTTAGAATTTGATTATGTAGTTATAGAAGAGCGCAGTGAATTTGCTAATGAAAAATATTTTCCTAAAGCGCGAGACATTATAATAACTCAATATGAAGATTTTTCATCTAAGGTGAAAATCGCTAAGACGGATTTTGCAGTGGCAATTACAAGTGGACATGAAAAGGACACGATTGTATTAGAGCAATTATTGAAAATAAAACCGGCTTACATCGGTGCAATCGGTAGTAGACATAAAAAAGCGTATGTAGAAAAATATTTACAACAACATGGCTTTGATGAAGCACAGATAAAAAGTATAGTGATGCCGATAGGGATTGATATAAAAGCTGAAACGCCAGCAGAAATAGCAATTAGCATAGTAGCACAGCTCATACAAAAACGAGCACAATAA
- a CDS encoding MogA/MoaB family molybdenum cofactor biosynthesis protein, whose product MFKAAIITASDKGYKGLREDLSGSCIKKILEEANYEVVSIDVLPDERNLIADKLIELSDKKIPLIFTTGGTGFSPRDNTPEATRDIIEKETPGISEAIRAYSLKITPRAMLSRATSGIRKQSLIINLPGSPKAVKECLDYILPTLDHGLKIMLNLDSECARK is encoded by the coding sequence ATGTTTAAAGCCGCTATTATAACAGCTAGTGATAAAGGTTATAAAGGATTGCGCGAAGATTTAAGTGGCTCTTGCATAAAAAAAATTCTCGAAGAAGCTAATTATGAAGTTGTGTCTATCGATGTTTTGCCCGATGAGAGAAATTTAATTGCCGATAAATTAATAGAACTATCCGATAAAAAAATTCCGCTCATCTTCACTACTGGTGGAACTGGATTTTCTCCACGCGACAATACACCTGAAGCAACCCGCGATATCATTGAAAAAGAAACACCGGGAATTTCTGAAGCAATTCGCGCTTATAGCCTTAAGATAACACCGCGCGCTATGCTCAGTCGCGCTACATCTGGTATCAGAAAACAATCTTTGATAATCAACCTTCCTGGCAGTCCTAAGGCTGTCAAAGAATGTTTAGATTATATACTGCCAACTTTAGACCATGGCTTAAAAATCATGCTTAATCTTGACAGTGAATGTGCTAGAAAGTAA
- a CDS encoding heavy metal translocating P-type ATPase yields MTTSDSCSLHDKNLNTHNHSTHEHHCNCCHHEDDNTHHEANFHEYQQKIYKIDNIDCANCAAKIETKLNELPEIEHASLTFLTKQLKITAKNPDELLDTITKIANTIEPGVTITPFQNNAIPSGYVEKIYTIDNIDCANCAAKIEHKLNELPEVYNATLTFATKQLKIVAKNPDELLPTMRKIANSVEPGTTITLRSENKKSIDTQDTNFFNKKNIAIAEIIIGAILFVIGEFTDLVPDKFSLYLYIIAYLILGWKIIKTAITNLFRGNVFDENFLMSIATLGAFGIKEYPEAVGVMLFYRIGEYFEERATEKSRSQIMEAVDLRPETVNLIKDDKIISLPAEKVQVNDIILVRAGDRIPVDGTVIEGESRLDTSPVTGEPVPIKISPNSHVTSGCLNISGVIKMRVDKILSESMVSRILQSVENAAANKPKIDRFITRFARIYTPIVVAIAAITAIIPSLITGNWEYWIYTALTFLVISCPCALVLSVPLAFFSGIGRGSRQGILFKGGLAIEALKNIKTIVMDKTGTITEGSFKVKEINPTEKHSAKELLSYCASAEKFSTHPIATSIVNEAINQQITLQTAQENQEIAGEGLVCKINNQNILCGNKRLMKRFNIALPDDIKNSASTEIFIAINNEYAGSIIIGDTIKKDAKTTIQKLKSLGLVTAMLTGDNEHTAHAVANEVGIDKVHAKLLPDGKLEKLSSLRSEYGNVFFVGDGINDAPILAGADVGAAMGSGADAAIEAADVVFMNSKVHSILQAINISRDTLKIAWQNVVFAIAVKVLIMVLGLAGYASMWAAVFADTGVAMICILNSIRILYKKY; encoded by the coding sequence ATGACTACTTCTGACAGTTGTTCTTTACACGACAAAAATTTAAATACCCATAATCATTCCACACACGAACACCATTGTAATTGTTGTCATCATGAAGATGATAATACACATCACGAAGCAAATTTCCATGAATACCAACAAAAAATTTATAAAATAGATAATATTGATTGTGCTAACTGTGCCGCTAAAATTGAAACTAAACTCAATGAATTACCCGAAATTGAGCATGCTTCATTGACATTTCTGACTAAACAGTTAAAAATCACAGCTAAAAATCCCGATGAATTACTCGATACCATCACTAAAATAGCAAATACTATTGAACCTGGTGTTACTATTACACCATTTCAAAATAATGCTATTCCATCTGGTTATGTAGAAAAAATTTACACGATTGACAATATTGATTGCGCTAATTGTGCCGCTAAAATTGAACACAAATTAAATGAACTGCCAGAAGTTTATAACGCTACATTGACTTTTGCTACAAAGCAATTGAAAATCGTAGCTAAAAATCCCGATGAACTTTTGCCTACTATGCGCAAAATAGCCAATAGTGTAGAACCCGGCACTACTATCACTTTGCGCTCAGAAAATAAAAAATCTATTGATACACAAGATACAAATTTCTTTAATAAAAAAAATATAGCCATTGCTGAAATCATTATCGGCGCAATTTTATTTGTAATCGGTGAATTCACTGATTTAGTTCCCGACAAATTTTCACTTTATCTTTATATCATCGCATATTTAATTCTTGGCTGGAAAATAATAAAAACCGCCATAACTAATCTTTTCCGTGGCAATGTCTTTGATGAAAACTTTTTAATGAGTATCGCTACGCTCGGTGCTTTCGGCATTAAAGAATATCCAGAAGCTGTCGGCGTAATGCTTTTTTATCGCATTGGCGAATATTTTGAAGAACGCGCTACAGAAAAAAGTCGCAGTCAAATTATGGAAGCAGTTGATTTACGACCGGAAACAGTCAATTTAATAAAAGATGATAAAATCATCTCTCTTCCTGCTGAAAAAGTGCAAGTAAATGATATAATTCTCGTTCGCGCTGGTGATAGAATTCCTGTAGATGGAACAGTCATCGAAGGTGAAAGCCGCCTTGATACTTCACCTGTAACGGGCGAGCCAGTCCCTATAAAAATTTCACCAAATAGCCATGTAACTTCTGGCTGTCTAAATATATCTGGCGTCATAAAAATGCGTGTAGATAAAATTCTTTCAGAATCCATGGTTTCTCGCATTTTACAATCGGTTGAAAATGCTGCTGCTAATAAACCTAAAATCGACCGCTTCATAACTCGCTTTGCTCGCATTTACACACCAATCGTCGTCGCTATCGCTGCTATCACTGCCATCATTCCATCACTTATAACGGGCAATTGGGAATACTGGATTTATACAGCATTGACTTTTCTCGTCATCAGTTGTCCATGTGCTCTTGTATTAAGCGTGCCACTCGCATTCTTTTCTGGTATTGGCAGAGGTTCTCGCCAAGGCATATTATTCAAAGGCGGTTTAGCCATTGAAGCGCTCAAAAATATCAAGACAATCGTCATGGATAAAACAGGCACTATCACTGAAGGAAGTTTCAAAGTCAAAGAAATCAATCCTACAGAAAAACATTCCGCTAAAGAATTATTATCCTATTGTGCTAGCGCTGAAAAATTTTCCACACACCCAATCGCCACAAGTATTGTAAATGAAGCTATAAATCAACAAATCACGCTCCAAACAGCACAAGAAAATCAAGAAATCGCTGGTGAAGGTTTAGTCTGCAAAATAAATAATCAAAATATCCTCTGCGGTAATAAGCGCTTGATGAAACGCTTTAATATCGCATTGCCTGATGATATAAAAAATTCTGCTAGCACAGAAATATTCATAGCTATAAATAATGAATATGCTGGCTCTATAATCATTGGAGATACGATAAAAAAAGACGCTAAAACAACTATTCAAAAATTAAAATCTTTAGGCTTAGTAACTGCTATGTTAACGGGAGATAATGAACATACAGCTCATGCCGTAGCTAATGAAGTCGGCATTGATAAAGTTCATGCAAAACTTTTGCCAGATGGTAAATTGGAAAAACTTTCTTCGCTGCGCAGTGAATACGGCAATGTATTTTTTGTCGGTGACGGCATAAATGACGCTCCAATCTTAGCTGGTGCCGATGTTGGCGCAGCTATGGGAAGTGGCGCTGATGCCGCAATCGAAGCCGCTGATGTCGTATTCATGAATTCTAAAGTTCATTCTATCTTACAAGCTATAAATATTTCTCGTGATACGCTCAAAATAGCTTGGCAAAATGTCGTATTTGCCATAGCTGTAAAAGTATTAATCATGGTGCTAGGTCTTGCAGGATATGCTTCCATGTGGGCAGCCGTATTTGCTGATACTGGCGTTGCCATGATATGTATTTTAAACTCAATTAGAATTCTCTATAAAAAATACTAA
- the yqeB gene encoding selenium-dependent molybdenum cofactor biosynthesis protein YqeB: MQKILIKGAGDLASGIAWRLRRAGFNVLMTEIAQPLTVRLTVSYSNAVYEGEVEIEGIKGVLVKDYMQAQEVMLKGDIAVIVDEQADVKDEFKPNVIIDAIMAKKNLNTKIDDAPVVIGVGPGFCAGKDCDYVIETKRGHFLGKVIEQGEAIANTGVPGNIGGYTIERIIRSNGEGVFKSVAKIGDSVKKGDIVAYTEDRPIYALIDGIVRGMLHDGIVVSDKMKCGDIDPRAEKSHCFTISDKSRAIGGGALEAVMYSLIKSGEIE, from the coding sequence ATGCAGAAGATTTTAATTAAAGGTGCAGGAGATTTAGCAAGTGGAATAGCGTGGCGCCTTAGACGAGCAGGTTTTAATGTGTTGATGACAGAAATCGCTCAACCGCTTACAGTAAGACTTACTGTTTCATATTCAAATGCTGTTTATGAAGGTGAAGTAGAAATAGAAGGCATTAAAGGTGTTTTAGTAAAAGATTACATGCAGGCACAAGAAGTCATGTTAAAGGGCGATATTGCTGTGATAGTTGATGAACAGGCAGATGTTAAAGATGAATTTAAGCCGAATGTGATTATTGATGCTATCATGGCAAAGAAAAACCTCAATACTAAAATCGATGATGCTCCAGTCGTAATAGGCGTTGGCCCTGGTTTTTGTGCTGGCAAGGATTGCGATTATGTAATAGAAACGAAACGTGGTCATTTCTTGGGCAAAGTTATTGAACAAGGTGAAGCGATAGCTAATACGGGTGTTCCAGGCAATATTGGTGGCTATACAATAGAGAGAATTATTCGCTCAAATGGTGAAGGTGTATTTAAATCAGTGGCTAAAATTGGTGATAGTGTAAAAAAAGGCGATATAGTAGCTTATACAGAAGATAGACCGATTTATGCTTTAATAGATGGCATTGTGCGCGGTATGCTTCATGATGGTATTGTCGTTTCAGATAAAATGAAATGTGGCGATATTGACCCACGTGCAGAAAAATCACATTGCTTCACTATTTCAGATAAATCAAGAGCCATCGGTGGTGGTGCTTTAGAAGCTGTTATGTATAGTTTAATAAAATCAGGAGAAATAGAATGA
- a CDS encoding nucleobase:cation symporter-2 family protein, producing MNNSVHPVDERLPLGQTFLYGLQHVLAMYAGAVAVPLIVASAIGLSTEDLIYLINADLFTAGIATLIQTLGPCKMGSRLPLIQGVTFAAVSPMIMIGKADGLTAIYGAVIASGIFMFVASPFFSKLVRFFPPVVTGSVVTIIGLSLLPVAVRWAGGGNPAAEDFGSLPTLMLSTFVLLLVIIFYRFFKGFWKNISVLLALLIGTVVASFCGFTDFSAIGEADWIGLVTPLHFGIPTFDIPAIIVMILVILVVMTETTGDIIAIGAIVGRPADEKTITRGLRADGFSTMLGGFLNTFPYTAFAQNIGLITLTNVKSRFVVAGSGVILILLGLFPKMAAIIACIPAPVLGGAGIAMFGMVAANGIRVLSRVQYEGDNNFNLLIVGISLAMGLLSMAVPEIFKHFTGIWSIIFHSGITIGSLTAIILNAILNEARTIHIKK from the coding sequence TTCTGCTATTGGTCTTAGTACAGAGGATTTAATTTATTTAATTAATGCAGACTTATTTACAGCCGGTATTGCCACATTGATTCAAACATTGGGGCCTTGCAAAATGGGTAGTAGATTGCCACTTATTCAAGGGGTTACTTTTGCAGCTGTTTCGCCAATGATTATGATTGGTAAAGCCGATGGGCTTACAGCGATATATGGTGCTGTTATAGCCAGTGGTATATTTATGTTTGTGGCTTCTCCATTTTTTAGTAAATTAGTTAGATTTTTCCCTCCAGTAGTAACAGGTTCTGTTGTTACTATTATTGGTTTATCTTTGTTGCCAGTTGCTGTAAGATGGGCTGGTGGTGGTAATCCAGCAGCAGAAGATTTCGGTAGCCTTCCGACATTGATGTTATCTACTTTTGTTTTATTGTTGGTAATAATTTTTTATCGTTTCTTTAAAGGATTTTGGAAGAATATCTCAGTATTGTTAGCACTTTTAATCGGTACCGTTGTAGCTTCATTCTGTGGTTTTACTGATTTTAGTGCAATTGGCGAAGCTGATTGGATAGGGCTTGTTACACCACTTCATTTTGGTATACCAACATTTGATATTCCAGCAATCATCGTTATGATATTAGTTATTCTCGTTGTTATGACAGAAACAACAGGTGATATTATTGCAATCGGTGCTATCGTTGGTCGTCCTGCTGATGAAAAAACGATTACTCGTGGTTTACGTGCTGATGGATTTTCTACAATGTTAGGTGGCTTTTTAAATACATTCCCATATACAGCATTTGCGCAAAATATCGGTCTTATTACACTCACAAATGTAAAAAGTCGTTTTGTAGTAGCAGGCTCTGGTGTTATTTTGATTTTATTAGGTTTATTTCCTAAAATGGCAGCTATTATAGCTTGTATTCCTGCTCCTGTTTTAGGCGGTGCTGGTATTGCTATGTTTGGTATGGTTGCAGCTAATGGTATTAGAGTATTGTCAAGAGTACAATATGAAGGAGATAATAACTTTAATCTTTTAATTGTTGGCATAAGCTTGGCAATGGGTCTTTTGTCCATGGCTGTTCCAGAAATATTCAAGCATTTCACTGGTATTTGGAGCATCATTTTCCACAGTGGTATAACGATTGGCAGTTTAACAGCTATTATCTTAAATGCAATTCTAAACGAAGCAAGAACAATACACATAAAGAAATAA
- the moaC gene encoding cyclic pyranopterin monophosphate synthase MoaC, whose amino-acid sequence MTTNFTHFNNEGNAIMVDVNDKDITDRIAIAKGSIKVNEDVFYAIKNNTAKKGDVLAVARIAGIMAAKKTSDIIPLCHPLFITKATVDFELDETNFLINAIVQTKVSGKTGVEMEALHAVSVALLTIYDMCKALDRSMEILNIHLVHKEGGKSGIYDRKA is encoded by the coding sequence TTGACAACAAATTTTACTCATTTTAATAATGAAGGAAATGCTATCATGGTAGATGTCAATGACAAAGACATCACAGACCGCATTGCCATTGCTAAAGGCTCTATCAAAGTAAATGAAGATGTCTTTTATGCCATTAAAAATAATACAGCTAAAAAAGGCGATGTCCTAGCTGTCGCTCGCATTGCTGGTATCATGGCGGCAAAAAAAACAAGCGATATAATTCCACTTTGTCATCCGCTTTTTATAACTAAAGCCACTGTCGATTTTGAATTAGATGAAACAAATTTTTTAATAAATGCCATTGTACAAACGAAAGTTAGTGGAAAAACAGGTGTAGAAATGGAAGCACTCCATGCTGTAAGCGTTGCACTTTTAACCATTTATGATATGTGTAAGGCACTTGACCGCTCTATGGAAATATTAAACATCCATTTAGTGCATAAAGAAGGCGGCAAATCTGGAATTTATGATAGAAAGGCGTAA
- a CDS encoding nucleotidyltransferase family protein, with amino-acid sequence MSKKSLCAIILAAGNSSRFGQNKLLFPINNRPMYSYTFKLIKKLSPDFNIVVTKYPQITKKIDQDTLIIKNTETYLGQSHSMKLGIKAALQQNQNFSGYLFIVCDQPYLKFDSLQKLYDTWQQKNGICALSYKQKRGNPVIFSAKYIPELLKVNGDTGGREVIKKHLNELTLVEVNEAIELIDIDTIDKIIL; translated from the coding sequence ATGTCTAAAAAATCTTTATGTGCCATTATTTTAGCAGCTGGCAACAGTTCTCGTTTCGGTCAAAATAAGTTGCTTTTTCCGATAAACAATCGCCCTATGTATTCATACACATTTAAATTAATAAAAAAACTATCACCCGATTTTAATATTGTCGTCACAAAATACCCGCAAATCACAAAAAAAATTGACCAAGATACTTTAATCATCAAAAATACTGAAACATATCTCGGTCAATCTCATTCTATGAAACTAGGTATTAAAGCAGCCTTACAGCAAAACCAAAATTTTTCTGGATATTTATTTATCGTTTGCGACCAGCCCTATTTAAAATTCGATAGCCTTCAAAAGCTTTATGATACTTGGCAACAAAAAAATGGTATATGCGCTTTGTCTTATAAACAAAAACGTGGCAATCCTGTCATTTTTTCTGCAAAATACATTCCCGAACTTTTAAAAGTCAATGGCGATACTGGCGGGCGCGAAGTCATAAAAAAACATCTAAATGAATTAACATTGGTTGAAGTCAATGAAGCTATCGAACTTATCGATATCGATACTATAGATAAAATAATATTATAG
- a CDS encoding pyridoxamine 5'-phosphate oxidase family protein translates to MQEVYEFLKSAKTYYLATIEDEQPRVRPFGTINLFEDKLYIQTGKKKDVAKQIAKNPKVELCAMKDDTWLRISATLVEDNRLSAQEDMLNHYPTLKSMYKAGDGNTVVYYLKDATATFASLTGKSKTVTF, encoded by the coding sequence ATGCAAGAAGTTTATGAATTTCTAAAATCAGCAAAAACTTATTATTTAGCTACAATAGAAGATGAACAGCCACGCGTACGACCATTTGGCACCATCAACTTATTTGAAGATAAATTGTATATTCAAACTGGCAAGAAAAAAGATGTAGCTAAGCAAATTGCTAAAAATCCTAAAGTAGAACTTTGTGCTATGAAAGACGATACTTGGCTTAGAATTTCTGCTACACTCGTTGAAGATAATCGCCTTAGTGCACAAGAAGATATGTTAAACCATTATCCTACACTAAAAAGCATGTACAAAGCAGGCGATGGTAATACTGTTGTTTATTATTTAAAAGATGCAACTGCTACTTTTGCTTCTTTAACTGGTAAATCAAAAACAGTAACATTCTAA
- a CDS encoding MOSC domain-containing protein: MGKILAVCISEKKGTLKKAIPVGEMIKDFGLKNDAHAGKWHRQISLLAVEAVRQFSNKYDMKVPAGAFGENLLVEGIDLKHLPVGTKLKCNDILLEITQIGKKCHLGCNIQKQTGECIMPNEGVFAIVLNGGIIKANDVITIEGD; this comes from the coding sequence ATGGGAAAAATTTTAGCTGTATGTATCAGTGAAAAAAAAGGAACATTAAAAAAGGCAATACCTGTTGGCGAAATGATAAAAGACTTCGGTTTAAAAAATGATGCTCATGCTGGCAAATGGCATCGCCAAATAAGTTTACTCGCAGTAGAAGCCGTTCGACAATTTTCAAATAAATACGATATGAAAGTACCTGCTGGCGCATTCGGTGAAAATCTCTTAGTTGAAGGCATTGATTTAAAACATTTGCCCGTAGGTACAAAATTAAAATGTAATGATATCTTGCTTGAAATAACACAAATTGGCAAAAAATGTCATTTAGGCTGTAATATTCAAAAACAAACAGGTGAATGTATCATGCCTAATGAAGGTGTTTTTGCTATCGTTTTAAATGGTGGCATTATAAAAGCAAATGATGTGATTACAATAGAAGGTGATTAA
- the tatA gene encoding twin-arginine translocase TatA/TatE family subunit → MFGLGIPELILILVIALVIFGPKKLPEISKALGKSIKEFRNSTSDITETAKTIKDVSDVAKKLK, encoded by the coding sequence ATGTTTGGACTCGGTATTCCTGAACTTATTTTAATTTTAGTGATTGCTCTCGTGATTTTCGGTCCTAAAAAATTGCCAGAAATCAGCAAAGCACTCGGCAAAAGCATTAAAGAATTTAGAAATTCCACTTCAGATATCACAGAAACAGCTAAAACCATAAAAGATGTATCTGATGTTGCAAAAAAATTAAAATAA
- the yedF gene encoding sulfurtransferase-like selenium metabolism protein YedF yields MEKTIDARGQSCLNPLAMAKNVLKTLSVDDKLNVVVDNIVSAQDLEEMAEQMNLPSQKIQQGTDYVVSLFVKKSFFVPQYDEVKKDESLKLKSSFIVVIDSEFMGKGDNKLGTNLLKSFIYTLASSEEFPTKIIMYNSGVKLAVDGSAVLADLKKLQNVGVEILVNDTSLEYYGLKDKLAVGKLISMADLIKIQVEARKIIKL; encoded by the coding sequence ATGGAAAAGACAATTGATGCAAGAGGACAGAGTTGTTTAAATCCCTTAGCAATGGCAAAAAACGTTTTAAAAACTTTATCAGTTGATGATAAATTAAATGTAGTAGTAGATAATATTGTTTCAGCCCAAGATTTAGAAGAAATGGCAGAACAAATGAATTTGCCTTCACAAAAAATTCAACAAGGAACAGATTATGTTGTATCTTTATTTGTGAAAAAATCTTTTTTTGTTCCTCAATATGATGAAGTAAAAAAAGATGAAAGTTTAAAGTTAAAGAGTTCATTTATTGTAGTCATTGATAGTGAATTTATGGGTAAAGGCGATAATAAATTAGGTACTAATTTATTAAAAAGCTTCATTTACACATTGGCATCTTCAGAAGAATTTCCAACAAAAATAATCATGTATAACAGTGGTGTAAAATTAGCGGTAGATGGTTCTGCTGTTTTGGCAGATTTGAAGAAATTGCAAAATGTAGGTGTAGAAATACTCGTAAATGATACATCGTTAGAATATTATGGGCTTAAAGATAAATTAGCTGTTGGAAAGCTCATATCCATGGCTGATTTAATAAAAATACAAGTAGAAGCAAGAAAGATAATAAAACTATAA